Part of the Nicotiana sylvestris chromosome 5, ASM39365v2, whole genome shotgun sequence genome is shown below.
TACAATCCGGATAAAAAaagtgttagagtttgatatcttcaaggactcaactatgatagaagatcagaaattgagtcccaatcaaactctgacttctaacctattaaatgacagtgattgttctcttttacaggtatttCACAAACGCataagttaaactaaattgaaagcgaaagagcaaggcgattttgcatgCAATTtgtgtgagatttgagtgtgcactcctgaagctacttgaacgagatagaagaaccagttccattgtgttttttcttattctagttcaattgtagtaggtggtttaaagttatacctttcagctttcatagaagcaattgtattaggtactttgagtgttcaagttataagctaacttgaagttatcacaacagttgaggctgtgtgccacaatgggattagagttaatccttaggtttacaaagtgtttttgtaaatgttgttttggcacagtgattttagtggaagtttgggaaaatcctactgagtagtaggtcctggtttttttcaccttttgagccaggtgtttttcacgtaaaaatctctatgttctttattttatgtactttttattctgcaaacagtagtagttagaacacctagaagaaccaggttcttttagagcgaaaattgggtaccacaaaatcaccccccctcttgtgtgtTATTGACATTTAGAACATcaccaaggcaaggctcacatgaggggggcACAACTTAAGTATAAGAagagagtgaaagtgcagaaacagagtTCTAAGAgctgagggaataaaggagagggaaagggTAATAAGAGACAACCATTAACATTTCAGGGAGTCAataacttcacacaaagggggcaggggattgggaatccattgcaaggagcctataCACTTAGGCATGGGTTAACTTGGTGCATGTCAGCTATAAGAAGTGCTGACATGCCTGtaaatcaaccagaacacacaacatataagaTAAACATGGACGTTATGATCCTAAGAGGAATTagtttgggtcatgcacatcAATGTCTAATGTTGTCATGcccaaaccaaccacaagtattaaacacattggggtagggatttagaATCCATAAGTCATAATAAGTAATGGCAAAACATTAATTCAGAATCAGAAAGGGGCAGATTAAAACATACTTAATAATGGTACTAAATTAAATACAAACGGCAGACAAGCAAGGATGCAAGAGATAGTAAATAAGCATGTTTTTGTTGATGCAGAAGCTTAATTAGGACATACTAGTAAGAAATGCAAGTGCAGAAAAAATAAGCAAGTTTCCCACTGCCTAGCCtaggctttcagccggctaggtaaggcagcaatatagtagtaacagagaaaaaagagagattttGTGGAGTGTGTGTGAACTCAACTGTTTTTATGCCTTGTATTCGTGTgtttttgaaagagaagaagtacatggtatttataatttttgaaaacgagtaagagaGAGGCAATAAGCtataaacatggaaacaatcatgattaggaaccaattatacaagtgattccctttaattaagggatcactttaTTAACGGGCATTGACAGGttcaaaacaaggaaagaaatcaatttgtcAGCAGGCTGACAATTGCCATATAAGAAGTAGTAAAACCTTAAGCAAATAATGGAGTCTAGGTACAGAAATACtgtaattttggaaaggattTAGTAAggcaaaataggaaaagaaatcagttaaccttaacaggcgggtgaaatcagaatttcacaaaggaaaagtttgaaatcagtcacaagtttgAAAATAAGTCAAATAAGGagactcaacatataaatagggtgcataaacattatacatgcgaggccaaacctaTTGGTCAAAGGAAAATAGCATGCAGTAGTAgcacaaaaagaaaattcaatggATAGCAACactcgaagcatgatagtcaattgaatcaatagtgaagaaacatagaatatcaaaagcatgcaaaggtctcacagtagcaaGTGAGGAAAACTCCTtttgaaaaattagggtttcgagcatacTTGAGTTCTAGAGGAAATAGGAATCCAGAATCAAAAGGATCACACAAAGGAATAGAGGTTttgaaataaagaacttcaaatcgatCCTTGTACTTAAACTAATAGTCTCTGATCCAAAGCaatagggttttcaacaatagaagaattttaaaagatggataaacaaacaaatcggacAAAACTTAAGCAAACCAGCATTAGTCTAATAAACAGTTCAAAAGGAATTAagacttttaacatgcaaactcaggcaGAAGAATAATACGAGCAAACAcagcaaaacatgtcaaaatccaaagaaatgtttttgaaataacttaacagaactGTAAATGaaaagataaggagttttgaaagaagagttttaAAATCTTTGAGAAAAGTGCTTAAAAGTTCAGAGCAAACATAGATCTACAACGGATCTAAGAGAAATCGAAACAACCTTAGAGGTTAGGGTTACAGAAGAACCCCAGatgatgagaaaggctttgaaaaccctCGATCTAAGCAGGATAGTCAAAATTCTGACTCGAATAgacatggctggccggagaaaggttaGAGACGACCGGAAAATAGTCATCGAGCAAAGACTAGACAAAGCACTAGACAAAGCCCCTTCACGATCTGGTAATAAGACCACAGAATCGAACACTTAGAAGCCATGAGAGGTGGATATAGGTCTCTGATGACCTCAGAAGCTATAGATTTGGGGAGTTATTATGGTTGTAGTTTGATGGCGGCAGTTACGGTTTCAGAAGATTTGAGAGAGGATTGAGAAAgaaggggattcagaggcggcggactttggaaatgaggctagggttgggggtcgttggaattaaaaaaggGAAGGAATCGtgagggccgttgatctaaaagatcaacggccaggattttgCGGGTCTTGAGTCGGGTAGGTAGATTTAGGGCTTGGGTCGGTTCAGTTggaaattgggctgggtaattgggtttaaattgggggtCCAATTCGGGTTGTAATTGAAATACAATtgggggctagattttaaataggtgcttttcccttatttattttataagaaatagcaaattaatttctgaaaacaaattgaaggtactaagatgataatacataattatcaatttaaaaatactgaacttaatcttttataaatataaacgcaattaaatctaaaagaggctaatattgtaattatatgcaatttagctttaaaaatactaaacgaTTTGTCAAAATATGCAAAAGTTATATTAGATATATTTTAGTATGAATATGAGAATTccataaatgaatcatcaaaataataattttgaaaattattatTGGATATTAGGGATGAAAAtagggaataaattggtttaaacccttttaaaaattaagaaaaaataataaaacaattggacatacttataaattcatacatgtgctatttgaaaagtatttttcatattagaaaatacatagggaaaaattgggtatcaacagctacccttctttacccgggaaggatgaaagagttgccgggtaaaaatatgatggccaattttgaccaagcgagaTTGTTCAAAGAAGGTTAGGCCATGCCCTAGcttctaagctgcctacatatccctggttttacaggaatcagatcatatgtagttcagaatccgtcggcggagtatgccgatggagacgcaatatctaggacggggtgaatggttaaggtctgatagggctgcaggaactggagcggaatcgctcctgctgagatggtcgTTTGCTCACCGGTTTACCTACAAATAAGTAATACatgcatatattgtgcataaatttaaacatgatgcaattttCCGTttgaccatgaaggttgtctttggacggttaggatgacgtctttagaccatgatgtcttgggccatgaagcgtataataaaggattcacaggctaAGAAataatgctctcgggctatgaggatggttcctccgaaccatgatgactttgaatgatgatatgcgaaagattaaaaggggtcctcacaacatgacatggtgttctccggctatgaaaatggtgcctccaaacgatgtgcctttggataatttggcgattttttagcccatgagatgcattgtttggcaatctttcagcccatgcaatgcagtaggtggcgatctttcagccatgcaaatgtacataaggtggcgatctttcagccaatgcaaatacagataaggtggcaatctttcaacccatgagatgcagtatttgacgatctttcagcccatgcaatgcagtaggtggcgatctttcagccatgcaaatacgGATAAGGTAgagatctttcagcccatgagatatagcaggtggcgatctttcagccatgcaaatgtagatgtggtgatctttcagccatgcaatgcagtacgTGGTGATCTTTTACCCATGCAAATGGGGATAAggtggcgatgtttcagcccatgagatgcagcaggtggcgatctttcagccatgcaaatatagatgtggcaatatttcagctatgcaatgcagtatgtggcgatctttcagccatgcaaatgtaaatgtggcggtctttcagccatacaacgcggatggaggtagagcttaacctcggaaggcagaatggtagccttatgcaatgcagaaatgcagatggagacagtgtttagtctcggaaggtagaatagtagccttatgcaacgcagaaatgcaaatggagatagtgtttagtctcggaaggcaaaatggtagccttatgcaatgcagaaatacagatggagatagtgtttagtctcagaagagagaatggtagccttatgcaatgcaaaaaatgtaGACGGAGACAACATTTattctcggaaggcagaatggtaaccatatgaaagaaataaaatggcaaatggtaatagagttttcttagctggtAGAAGATTGAGATATCGTGACTGTTGGGGACATTGTCGTGTGTGGATAGCAgatgtgagtaagtgcaacggttccgAGGGGTGTATTCCCGAAATGTTTGTCTCATAAGTGTATAGTATGCCAGATACTTTCGTATTCCACGTAcctgcatctaaagaaaaatcgtgagttttgtaaagggaaggaggttagttcgtatccccgctggctctgcttggcttactcggctttgatctggtgatactgtatgtatcattggggtaccgttgctaaacaaagcaattttagtaaaaaacatgcatgattttgtaaaaaatacGATATAAGTATACAATTAAGAAAttcttttagatgaaccgatgactctGCTGTGGtttaggacattgcaacctcttttgctATGGAATTTTAAGAGTCCTCCTCATAATTCTGCCCCAgttaatgggttgatgcttctgaccGTTGCTTCCGACgattggctgaaatcacttcagaattttgagggtcctcctcaaaatttttccCCAGTTTCCGATtgcgggggaaatggaaattttattgaattgtgaccaaacccatagggctgcctatgtatcctctcctaaacaggaatcaggtcaggcgtagtttaaATTACATCacataaggaaagcataaagactacacatagtaacacttgactgtatctgaattgattggctttggccagacttctccgtctatttctgcaagtatgaggatACTCCTATCAGAATCCGataaaccatgtatggaccctgccagttgggagagaacttccctttggcttcatcctgatatggaaaaattttctttaacaccaggtGTCCCGATGTGAACTGTCTcgacttgactcttttgttgaaggctctggacattctattctgataaagttgaccatggcaaactgcattcattctttttccgtctataagggctagttgctcgtaatgaattttcacccactctgcgtcgtcgagctcagcttcctgcaTGAtgcttagggagggaatttctacgtCAGCCAGAATGActacctctgtaccgtaaaccagcatataaggggttgccccggttgatgtgcggacggaggtgcgataccccaataaagcaaattataacttctcgtgccactgtttatgcttctctatcattttcctcaatatcttcttgatattcttgttggagGCTTCTACGGCCCtgttcatttgaggcctgtaggttgtagaattcttgtgtttcatcctgaaggtttcacacatagctttcatcaagtcattgttgaggttggagccattatcagtaatgatcgaccctggaatcccgaatcgacaaacaatgcgggtcgcggacaaagtctgccacgacatTCTTGGTTATTGCCCTGTAAAATGCTGCTTTGacctatttggtgaaatagtcgattgctaccagGATAAATCTATGTCCATTGGAAGCTgcaggctcaattggtccaataacatccattcttcaggcgtaatgaaagccgttttctcagcatcttcttcatccatcaagatctAATGATAACtagtgaagcaatctacaaatgactgcagctcatgcttggcccAATTGTCAATCCAGATGTGTATGTTCagcaaagggaagttgtcttttggactggcccggatgagatcccggtagtcgacacagactctgaccttcccatccttctttggcactggtacGATGTTTGCTAACtgtgtcgggtattctactaccctaagaaccttagctttgacctacttagtgacttcttccttgatttccaaactcatatcaggcttgaactttctgagcttctgctttaccggcagacatgttggatcagttcgcagtttgtgagctacaatagacgtactcaaaccagtcatgtcatcgtatgaccaggcgaatatgtcctcatattcccttaaaaAATTTgtatattctttcttttctgatggcgataagtaaatgttgattcgtgtttccttcacgttttctacatctcccaggttaacaatctcggtctcgtccaggttggacttaggtctgttttcaaaactctcaacttctttaacaatctcttctggtatgtcatcttcctttgaatctatgtctgtttgttgcgttgtctcattgcatgtcacagtcattggccCATCAaggtaagtaatagtaatgttgtataagtaaagtaatgagagaaaaataataataaacatcGAATTATAAGAAAAGTTAAAATGCTTGgataaattgcataattttttggaacattggagctcttattgcgggaattaaaatgcAAAACGAAAatcatttaataaataaaaatagtgcatgatgcttgttttagccttgctaccccgaggctcgtcgagcTATGGTTTTCCTGatagtccagttattgaggcgtgctcctctgcTTACATCATGTATAAAAGGGCCTTCCTCCCTATTCTCCTGGAGAaaaacacaacaatccatgtcattgtcttctaggaacaagttcttcactgctgcgAGTGCTTCCTCTTCAtttgacccataaataataatggccggttggaaagtctgctcaaaatgtggtattggctggtccagcggatagtaaggaccgcgccatagtggcgaccagttgttgaattcttcttaggtgtactcatatcctagACCGAAAGTTGTGCCATGTTTCTTGcgttttatgggcttagtgattccttgaaggttcttgccgagccccttgccaggttcgtacccactccaatttagtatactctcgatcttgttatcgcACCATTTGTCTTTTTCCACAACATTTACTCGTttgatgtgatggtaagtctctacacctagcttccttcttcccttgattgacggaatggtctagcgattgtatatggggttgctaccgtcgccgtgaatgatcacctcttggtgattccattcaaactttaccacCTGATGTATTGTTGATGCTACGGTcctagcagcatgaatccatggctttcccaatagcagattgtaagatgatggcacatctatcacttgcaaatcaacatcgaaccaagttgcccccatttgcaaacacagactaatctccccaatggtggacctttgggagccgtcgaaagctttcacattgatagctctGTCCTTTATTTCAtgcagtcccttacccaacttcttgagtgttaccagcggacaaatgttgaaCTAGACCCttcatcgatcaggattctggtgataaaatagtcttcgcattgcacggtgatgtgcagtgccttgttatTACCCAAACCTACAGGTGACAACTCATTCTCATGTAaagtaattttatgactttccaatacctttcctaccatattagccatttACCTGCCAGTGCTGTTGCTTGGCACGTATGTTTCACTTAGCACCCtcaacaaggcattcttgtgtgcctcaaaaTTTTGTAGCAAACCAATGATGGAAATTttcgccggtgttttgttcaactggtcgatgatcgagtattccttggcctgtatctttctccaaagatcgtccgtccctatctcaatgatgggtgaccgattggaggcctgcttgcttgactcggcTAGATgctcaggggtatagactctacccgttcttgtcataccctgtgctgcaatagtctcttcgaacctaaccttgcctttcctccttgcctcagtTGTATAATCCCAAGGTActacctttgtatggaatggtgtcatggccGACATCACCACTGGGATCGGTATAGCTATCTTTATTCCGAATAGAGCCTGTGctttgggtggtaaaactgcaactttaaATGGTGTGGGTGCGTTTGCTGgggacacgaattcaacctcaattggcactggtgtctttgcagatgacgttgcttcaaactcaagtggtacaaacATATTTAACTTGGCACCCCagagggctgaatctggactacgaTCAGATTAAGAGTaattattggcttctttgggtcatcaccttctgcgatcaactcGATTGATCCTTCGGGATcctaatcatcctctatttcaatcatgtgaacgcctccagcCTTGTGGTCTGACAGAGGATTATTGTAGGcatttggagcaggttcctttgccacaataatcttattATCAATTAAAgtttggatcttatctttcaaagaacgacattcGTCAATGGTTATGCTAGAAtagtatgcacaggttttgtttgggttaacccactgagaagggttctcaagggttgcagcagggatgtgggtgacataaccaacagctttgagtctttcgtacaactggtcaatgggttcagcaatgacTGTATATTATTtcggaggtctgcgatcaaaatttggctgaggtctagggaagtttagGCGTGTAGGAGgggattgatagtgggatggttgagtattgtaggcttggtaaacatgtgcaggttgggaatatctcggtgaagtaggctgatatgtaggatgtggaggtgattgataagtgggtggtggagtttggtaggagggtgagggtgcttggtagttcggagttggttgatatgtgagtggaggtgttgggtaaatttggtatttgactggagatttggttctctgtgaaACCATTATGGCTCctatgtcccttttcttggacacaacACTTGACTACAAGGCCTTAtctgtagcttgcaaggcctcgacgtttgtaaccataccgcttttgatgccctcttggatcctttctcccagcttgataatgtcaaaaaatttgtggctctcgatcatgattagtcgttcataatattgcgggtcttgagcccggacaaagaatttgttcatttgttcctcctctaaggcaagtctgaccttagcagcttcggacctccagtgagtagcatactcgtggaacGTTTTTGTAGGCTTCTTTTTTAGATTCTTAATATAAAACACATTCGGCGCATTCTCTGTGTAGAACCTGAACCTTTCTataaagtcggatgccatgcctacccagtttgaccacttctttggatcatggctgatgtaccaagacaaagcatctcctttcaagcttctcatgaaaagcttcatgtaGATTCTTTCGTCTTTCtcgactccaaccagcttgtcacagtaagttctcaaatgcACCCTTGGATCCCCTACACcttcaaacattttgaactttggaggtttgtaccctttGGGCTgttcgacatcgggttgtatgcaaagatcttcatagttcagcccttcaattcccttaCCTCCTTTAACTCCTTGAATTCGGCTAgttaatttcttaagttcttcagccaggaTCCTGATGAGCAAGTCCTTATCATAAGACTCATgcgtgcttgagatgggttgggtagaTTGTAGcctggtctccacgtagatgggagTATTATGGTTGGTGTGGAAGTGATAATTTGTGGAGTTTTagagttctgggatgagcagcgGGGTGTTATTTGAGGAGTGGCAGGTGTTGTAGTAGTGGTGAGGGGCGGGATGGTTTTGCTGCTTGGGTATAttctgtggaggtgtggggttctgagcatttgggaaattgatatctggaatGGTGAGGAAAAATAAtagatttgccagattccgaacctgatcaagttcttcttggaatttcagcagcttttgttcgagttgggatgcattttctttggaaacctgagtaccatgaccatgagtgacctctacccattaAGTTGAGTTCTTCTtactggtgttgttcaaatcttccatcttccctttattcttgtttttgttaggactaagaggaggagtgggtggagggcccctggatctcgtggaataagatgatgttaccagagtgcacgaactaacctttagggaggggaataataaatagaagtaaaaacaaaaaggtaacaagttagagaggattataaaaagtattgtgatatttaaacacatagtgcatgAATGTAAAGTGTGCCCTAACttaggaacctctttgtgcctgaggtaggcctagcgacaaattgatttggagaacttggAATGCTAAATGACTCATTTTATTAATAAATATACAAGAATCCCAAAgcgacactaaataaacaagaaatgaaaGTCACTAATAGActttggccttattacattcataaagcgaaaaagtaaattcctatctatttggtcccagaaggaccttcctcaagttgaatgctctcgttgatcataTCCTCCacttcgcgtaggttcaccagtaaaaatgcctttgccaggtgttctcctttgtttccctcagcattctggcagtcggtgactgtcttcctcacctttccttccaattccaacaagctgtattccagatattccagcttttcgctggatttggcggccctctcttttcattctttgatttggtcatttgacggAAGATTCCTCCACAGTCTAGCAAGAACGGGGGCATGATAATCATACTGAAACTGGGGACCTCATACCTCATTTTctacaagacaaataaggttagacccttaaccccaccagactcgactatttaatatcaataattagcaggaagcatttagttctccaaataaatgcacagaacgtgatgatgtctgtttgggtttagggaaaccatgtggaatttggacaaggctatcttaaagagtcattatgcggacaacataactgactcggctaggtttaaccatgatgcatgcacagtttaaacatagtaaggtttctatggggtttagactggtacccttgagcagaaAACTCAAGGGataaaggcacggaaccgtcgactacaccgttgattgactggttttaccgcaaatatgccttttccaaatttagggggtaataatacAGGAAGAGcgctcattataagcattgctatgacatttgtttggcacgagtggagtgtGATGTTGAGCAttattatgcaataattaaaagcatgttggcgtgtatttgcacattaagaaagcaataaatacagcagtttcataatttaaagcagtagtaaaggaaagaaacaaagaagacaagtcagttttgcagttgaaaagggaattgaatgcttaaaggaattaaacaagtaattgcacataaagaagcgtaaattcacaataatagcctgaaatggtaaaagcctaaagatccccaaaagagtcgccatgctgtcgcaccccctttttcttgcgaaatcgggtttatgacatttgtagggaaactcgttccttttgggaactaggttttgcatttgaagagtcgccacctaatgagttaaggtgcattaggacaccaatagagattcaaatctaagtttgtttggataaccagagattgggtaagggcttgaaattatcctgaggggaaggtgttagacacccctcaggatccactagtgtggttcccagccagacaTTTTATTGTAAATTTAGCAAATATACAAGTACaagctcaaatattaggggatttaaacacataaaaagaaagacaattaaaagaagagtaaaaAAGAGTTTGCTAATAAaaggaaaaggggggggggggtcctaggtttatatctaacatggatcatatcaatgcaatacccggtaagacactcctcagaagaggggatacacatggtattagcgcaacggtcatcatatccatatctacccttcccaacttgttaaggtattaaagcgtggattggtctcgattattattgcatgctattacccgtcctattcctatcagtcccgaaggcaCTTAGGACTACCAGTCCTAAAGggtgggatattaggctgattggtttcaaaggataaaaatctaaggcgacatataaaacAAATAACACTGCACATTAGGGGAAAGCATGCAAGTAAATAAAGGCTTAGGTATGCCTCCTCAAACAAAGCATATatatagcatgacttgcacatactttttaggtgtgattaaaaatactaaagacgaggggGGTTTGATTAGTGAAGCAGAcatgtttattacataactcagataagaagtccgaatcaggcctgcctgctggttgtagcaattaacaaaaaaacagattcaattttacagttattactctaaggcttgcctaagtgtttagacggggtcctataggcatgatatctacttaattcagaagGTGGTGAAATAGTGATAACTCAAAACGAATTGtttaaaatcctataagcatgcttgATAAACCTCGTTAAAATAAGGGAATTAGATAGAAAAAAGGGTTCAGAATGGACGAAGTTTAAGTTAGACTAGTTTAGTTTCTGCAGATGACAGTATCCACTATCGCTGATTTTTattccta
Proteins encoded:
- the LOC138869011 gene encoding uncharacterized protein: MLVYGTEVVILADVEIPSLSIMQEAELDDAEWVKIHYEQLALIDGKRMNAVCHGQLYQNRMSRAFNKRVKSRQFTSGHLVLKKIFPYQDEAKGKFSPNWQGPYMVYRILIGVSSYLQK